In the Methanothermobacter marburgensis str. Marburg genome, TCATGGGCTTCATCAGCCTTCTTACGTATCTCGTCTGTCTTTCTGAAGTACTCAAGCATCCCCTCATGATACTTCTGGGCCTCCTCTGAAAGTGAGACCACCTTCTCGTGGTATTCCTCTGATTTCTTCCTGAGTTCAAGGGCCTTCTGTCTGGTCTCCTCATCCTCCTGGATCTTCATGAGCTTCTTACGTAGTTCATTGGCGGTCTTGACCAGTTCATTCTCCTTGTTAATGTCAAGGACCCTTGTTTCTATGATCCTATCTATCCTACGGATCTCGTTCTCTATCTTTATCCTGTCACGCCCACCGGATGACCACTCAAGCTTCTTTATCTCCTGGTTTATCTCGTCCCTGAGCTTCTTGTTCTCTTCAACCTTTGCATTTATCTCATTACGTCTGTCCCTGAGTTCAACAGCCCTGTTGAGGGTTTCACGAAGTTCGGTGTTGAGTTTATCCCTGAGTTCCTTCATTTCACGGGCCTTTTTATTCAGTTCATCCCTTTCAGATGCCAGGCCTGAGAGCTTCTCCTCGTATTCATTTTTAAGGTCCATTACCTCATCGTAGCCGAGTTTATCCAGCTTATCGTCCACCTCAGCTATTTCCTCGATGATGGGCAGTATTTTTCTGAGATCCCTCTCCTCAACCACGGCGTCAGCCTTCTTCCTGAGCGCAGGTTTTGCATTGAATGCTATCCCCAACCTGGCCGCCTGTATCATGGATATGTCGTTGGCGCCATCACCAACAGCAACACATTCGCTGGTGCTTATACCCTCCTTATCGAGGATTTTACAGAGAACATCATACTTTGAGTTTTCCACAAGAGGGCCGCTCACTTCACCGGTCAGCACACCGTCCTCTTCATGGAGTCTGTTGCAGAACAGATAATCAATACCAAGCTTATCTTTGATGGGTTCGGCCACCAGGTCAAAGCTTCCACTTATAACCGCAACACGGTAACCCTTCTCCTTGAGGGTTCTGATGGCCTCCTCGGCACCCTCCATGAGGGGTAATTCCCCTGCAACTGCCTTTATATCCTCAACCGCTGTCCCCTTGAGGAGTTTCACCCTCTCCCTTATGGAGGATTCAAAGTCAACATCACCCTGCATGGCCTTTTCGGTGATCTCCATTACCTCCTCCTCGACTCCAGCGATCTTTCCTATCTCGTCTATGGCTTCCCCATCAATAATGACATTGTCAAGATCGAAAACTACAAGTTTAATCAAAAATATCACCATTAAATCAGATCTAACTCGGCAAGCCTTGCCTTGGTCTTTTCAACTCCAAGCTTAGCGTCCTCAGCACTCTTGGCACCTGTGCACACAACCTTCCCTGAACCGAAGAGCAGCAAGACAACCTTGGGTTCATCCAGCCTGTAAACAAGGCCAGGGAACTGTTCAGGTTCATATTCCGTGTTCTCAAGTCCCAGGGCAACGGCCTCAAGGTTCAGTGGTTTCCCGAGGTTTGCCGAGGCAACAATGTTCTGGATCTTTATCTCAAATTCCTCGGGTATATCAGGGTCCATGGTCCTCATCATATCAACTGTGAGTTTTATGGCCCTCTTGGAATCCTCAATGGATTTTGCACCTGTACATACCAGTTTACCTGATCCAAAGATCAGAGCAGCAGTTTTAGGCTCCTTTAATTTGTATACAAGACCAGGAAACTGTTCTCGGTTAAAATCAACATTTTCAAGGGCTTCAGCAACTGTCTGGAGATCAATGGATTTCCCAAGGGTTGCAGAAGCAACAATATTTTCTATCTTGATATCCACATCTGTCAACTAGATACCTCCCGGTGAAGTTTAAACCTACATATAAATTTAAATGCACCTATATTAATATTGACGTAAAAAACTAGTTATTATAGATAATAATATATTTAATAATTCAGAGGGTGCATTGAAATCATTCACACCCTTCTGGCTGTTCCCTGTAAAATTACTCACCCCTTTATAACACAATTTAAATAATTTGATTTTCATAGTGATAACATATACAGCATTCTTTAGGACCCAGGGTCCTTGCTGGGGGGATGATGTGGTTATCGATCCGAGAATCTACAAGGAACAGGTTGAGGAACTTGGAGTTGAGGGACTTGAAATAAATCCCTCAAACAGGGAGGAGGCCCTTGAGCTTCTGGGGGAGGTTGAAGGATACATAAAAAACCTTAAGAGGATAAGGTACAATCTCCATATGGACATGAGGATCATCAGAAGGCAGTACCTTGAGAGAATGAGGGCCCCTGAGGTGAAGGGAGACCTGCGCAAGAGAAAGAGCATCCTGGATGAAAGGGACGATATCCTCGGTCCATATGAGGGTGTTGACAGGATCATAGATGCCCTCCTTGAAGAACTTGATGAATCGGCACAGTTTTTAAGGGAATACACTGGACTTGAGGATACCTCTGTATCCAGTGGTATTGAAGGGTGGTAGAGTTTGATAGAGGTTGAGGTTAAGGCTAAAATTTCCAGTGGGGATGAGGTAAGCGAGCGCATAATATCACTTGGGGGGCGCCATGTTTCAGATGAGGAACAGACTGACATATACTTCAATGCCCCCCACAGGGACTTTGCAGAGACCGACGAAGCGCTGAGAATAAGAAAAACAGGTGAAAGGACATTCATAACCTACAAGGGTCCCAAAATTGATGATAGGAGCAAGACCCGGAAGGAACTGGAGGTTGAGGTTGCAGACGCTGAAACAGCAGCAGGGATACTGGAGTCCCTTGGCTTTCGAAGGGTTAGGGATGTCTTGAAGGAGAGGAGGACCTACTCACTCGAGGATTTCACCATATCCATTGACACCGTGAGGGGCCTCGGGACCTACCTTGAAATAGAGAGGGACCTACCTGATGGCAGTGACTACGGGGATGCCCTCAGCGAGATATTTGAGCTCTACAGAAAACTGGGGGTAAGCGAGGGATTCGAGAGAAAATCCTACCTTGAACTTCTTGAGGCTGAAGCTGAATAGGCTTGGGTCAGGCAGAATCTGGGTAATCTGGGCTTCTTGAGCTGAAGATGGTTACACTTCATGAGCATGGAGGCTGAAAAGCGCCGGACAACCACAGGCAATTAAAACCAGCACCCGCCGTAACTGCCCATTATCCACATCTGAACTACAGGACAACCACCACCAGATAAGGCATGTGGCCGGAAGACGGCTGAACTCTCAAACCTTTTATACTTAAATATCAAATTTAAATTAATACTAGAGTCTTCATTTTAATAAATCAGTTAAGGTGGTAATCCCTTGAAATACTTCGTCAGTCCCTTCAATAAGGAAGCTGAATTAGAATTTCCCGATAAGATCACGATTTACGATACAACACTCCGCGACGGGGAACAGACCCCAGGGGTATGCCTCGGAACCGAGGAAAAACTTGAAATAGCCAGAAAACTGGATGAACTTGGCATACACCAGATAGAAAGTGGTTTCCCAGTCGTATCAAAGCAGGAAAAGGTTTCAGTAAAGACAATAGCCAATGAAGGCCTCAATGCAGATATACTGGCCCTGAGCAGGACAAAGAAGGAGGACATAGACGTTGCAATTGACTGTGACGTTGATGGTGTTATCACCTTCATGGCCACATCTGACCTCCACCTCAAACACAAACTCAAACTCACAAGGGAGGAGGCCCTCAACGTGTGCATGAACTCCATAGAGTATGCAAAGGACCACGGCCTCTTTCTGGCATTCTCAGCAGAGGACGCCACAAGGACTGACCTGGACTTCCTCAAGCAGATATACAAGAAGGCTGAGAGCTACGGGGCAGACAGGGTCCATATAGCAGATACGGTGGGTGCCATAAGCCCCCAGGGAATGGACTACCTTGTAAGGGAACTTCGAAAGGATATAAATGTTGACATAGCGATGCACTGTCACAATGACTTTGGCATGGCACTCTCAAATTCAATAGCGGGGCTCCTGGCAGGTGGAACCGCAGTTTCAACCACAGTTAACGGTATAGGTGAAAGGGCCGGGAACACATCCCTTGAGGAGCTTATAATGGCCCTGAGGATAATCTATGACATTGACCTTGGATTCAACATCAGCGTCCTCTATGAGCTGTCAAGGCTCGTTGAGAAGCACACCCGCATGAAGGTGCCTGAAAACAAGCCCATTGTTGGAAAGAACGTCTTCAGGCATGAGTCAGGCATACACGTGGACGCGGTGATAGAGGAACCCCTCACATATGAGCCTTTCCTCCCTGAGATGATAGGCCACCAGCGTAAGATAGTCCTGGGCAAACACTCAGGTTGCAGGGCAGTCAAGGCAAAACTTGAGGAGTACGGTATAGAGGTTACAAGGGAGGAACTCTGCAGGATAGTGGAGGAGGTAAAGAAAAACAGGGAGAAGGGGAAATACATTAACGATGAACTCTTCTACAGGATCGTAAGGTCTGTGAGGGGGCCTGTTGACTTCTAGGTGGCTGGAATGAACATAAGCGAAGGGATTGAAGGTATCCTTAGATAGTTTTCAGGTGGTTAAAATGAACATCACAGAGAAGATCCTTGCAGATGCAGCCGGAGTGGCTGAGGTCACACCCGGCGAGATAATAGAGGCTAGGGTTGACCTTGCAATGACCCACGACGGCACATCACCCCCAACAATCCGCACATTCAGGGAGATAGCCTCAAGGGGAGGCCCCGACAGGGTATGGGACCCTGAAAGAATGGTCATGGTATTCGACCACAACGTACCACCCAACACAATAGGGGCAGCAGAGTTCCAGAGGGTAACATCTGAATTCGCATCTGAGCAGGGAATAAATAATATCTTCAAGAACGCTGAGGGCATATGCCACCAGGTCCTCCCTGAGAAGGGATTTGTACGCCCAGGAATGGTCATAGTTGGTGCAGACTCACACACCTGCACATACGGGGCATTCGGTGCATTCGCAACTGGAATGGGCGCCACGGACATGGCAATGGTATTCGCCACAGGAAAAACCTGGTTCATGGTGCCTGAGGCAATGCGCATCGAGGTTACAGGCGAACTGCAGGGGTTCACCACAGCAAAGGATGTTATACTGAAAATCATAGGGGAAATAGGCGTTGATGGTGCAACATACCGGGCTGTGGAGTTCACTGGAAGCACGGTTGATGAAATGGACGTTGCCGGAAGGATGACCATCTGCAACATGGCAGTTGAAATGGGGGCCAAAAACGGTATAATGGAGCCCAGCAGGAGGATAATCCAGTATGTAAAGTCCAGGACAGGGAGAGACTTCCGGGTTTACCGTTCAGATGGGGACAGCCAGTACGTGGAGGACCACCACTTCGATGTCTCTGACCTCGAACCACAGGTTGCCTGCCCCGACGACGTGGATAATGTGGCACCTGTTTACAGGGTTGAGGGAACCCACATAGACGAGGCATTCCTTGGTTCATGCACAAACGGCCGCTACGAGGACCTCAAAATGGCAGCAGAGGTCCTTGGGGATAGAAGGGTCCATGATGATGTGAGGTTCATAGTTTCACCCGCCTCAAGGGAGATCTACCTCAGGGCACTGGAGGATGGGATAATAGAGACCTTCCTAAGGGCAGGGGCCATAGTCTGCAACCCAGGTTGCGGGCCCTGTCTCGGGGCCCACATGGGGGTCCTGGCTCCAGGGGAGGTTAGCATAGCCACAACCAACAGGAACTTCAGGGGAAGGATGGGTGACCCATCATCAAAGGTCTACCTGGCCAACCCGGCGGTTGTGGCTGAATCAGCAATTAAAGGGGTGATCAGTGCACCCGAATAGAAAATAAGGTGAATTCTTAAAGTGATATGATTCCATCACCATGTGATCAGCGCACCTGAATAAAAAAATGGGAAGACCCGCATTATGAGGGAGGCAGGAAATGGATGTCAATGTCTTGGAGGAGATTGAACGCATCGAGAGGATAATAGGGAGGCTCTCAAACACCCAGAAGATACTGCTATCAACAGACGGCTCGGTAACAAGGATACTTGACGTGCTGAGGGGAACAGTGACCATAAGGACCATAAAACAGGAATTCATACCATCAACTCCAGAAATCGCAGATAAACTCAGGATATCCCCCGGGGAAATGGTTAATCACCGGGTGGTTGTGATAGGGAATAATGAACCGCTAATACACGCAGTATCATACATACCACTATCAAGGCTTGAGGATGGCTTCAGAGAGGACCTCATAAGGGCGGATATACCCATAGGAAGGATACTGAAGAAGCACAGCATAGAATCCCGCAGGGAGATAGAGATCCTTGACATAGAAAGCCCCAGCAGAGAACTCAGGGAAATATTCAAAACAGACTCCCCCATGCTCACAAGGACCTACAACATAATCCACCAGGACGAGGTGCTCATAAGGATAAAGGAGACCTTCCCATTCGACTGGTTCAGGGAAGAATTCCGGTAACGGTGTTTTCATGGGAGTTAAATTAAAGGATATAATATCGGCAGAGAAGATAAGGCTTGATGATCTCAGGGGGCGCACCGTTGCAGTTGATGCAGCCAACAGCATATACCAGTTCCTCTCAAGCATAAGACAGAGGGATGGAACACCCCTCATGGACTCAGAGGGGCGGGTGACATCCCACCTCAGCGGCATACTCTACAGGACAGCGGCGGTGATGGAGAGGGATATAAGGATGGCCTATGTTTTTGATGGGAAATCCCATCACCTGAAGGGCGAAACAGTGACAAGGCGTATTGAAACCCGGAAGAAATCTGAAGTGGAATGGAGGAGGGCCCTTGAGGAGGGGGACATCGAGAGGGCAAGGAAATATGCTGTGAGGTCCTCAAGGATGTCACAGGATATAGTTGAAAGCTCCAAAAGGCTCCTTGAACTCCTAGGGATCCCATACGTCCAGGCACCGGGAGAAGGCGAGGCACAGGCATCATTCATTGTTAGGAGGGGTGATGCCTGGGCAGTGGCATCCCAGGACTACGACTGCCTCCTCTTCGGAGCCCCCAGAGTCGTGAGAAACCTCACACTCAGCGGAAAACTGGAGGAACCAGAGATAATTGAACTGGAATCTGCCCTCAGAAATCTTTCAATCACCCATGAACAGCTCGTGGACCTGGCACTCCTCGTTGGCACAGACTTCAATGATGGAATAAAGGGGATAGGCGCCAGGAGGGGACTCAAACTCATAAAGGAAAAGGGTGACGTATTCAGTGTAATTGAGGAGATTGATGGGGACATCGGAGGCGACCCCGAGGTCCTCAGGGGGATATTCCTTGAACCTGACGTGACCGGGGACTATGAACTGAGATGGAGAAAACCCGATAGGGATGGGGTCATAGACTTCCTATGCGGTGAGCATGGCTTCTCAGAGGAAAGGGTAATGGCTGCTCTTAAAAAAATTGAAGGGGCTTCATTCACACAGAAAAGCCTTGAAGACTGGTTCTAGGATCATGGACTCCACTAGTTATATGTAATAGGGGGGGTTGTCACCGGACTGGTTCTGAGGATCATGGACTCCACTAGTTATATGTAATAGGGGGGGTTGTCAACGGACTGGTTCTGAGGATCATGGACTCCACTCCCTCAGATCATCGCCTGATGGTTCATACAGGAATCCCTGGTCCCTGCAGTATTCAATCAGCCTCCGGTAGGAGGGGTGGGATGAGAGGGTACCTGTATCACCTATTATTATGAGTTTGCGCCTTGCCCGTGTAAGTGAAACATTGAGCCTCCTGAGGTCCCTGAGGAAACCTATGTTACCTTCACTGTTACTTCTAACCATTGAGATGATGATGACCTCCCTCTCACGTCCCTGGAAACCATCCACACTGTTAACCTCAACACCGGTCATGGAGGATATCAGGTCCACCTGGTCGTCGTAGGGTGTTATTATACCGATCTCCTCTTCTTTCACACCCATCCTGATGAGTGCACCAGCGATTATAACTGCAAGGTCAGCCTCAAGGGGGTTCTGGATTGATGTTGATCCCTTCAGCCTCCTCTCACCCCTCCCAACCTTTGAGGTATCAATAAAGAGGACAGGGTCCCTTTCCGCAAGTTTTCTGTGAGGCATTGAGTCAGGGATCTCAGTGGATATAACATCCAGTACTGAGATTTCCTCAAGGGAGGGATGGGCCCTTATCCTCCCCCCATAGAACTCCCTGTTCGGGAACTCCATTATGGCAGGGTTCATACGGTACTGGCAGTTCAGCATCCATGAATTCTCAGGGTATGAACCTATGAGCTCCTCAAAGAGTGTCACCTCCAGTTCAGAGGCCTCAGGGTTCAGTATGGTTGGCGGAAGCTGCCGGTGGTCCCCTGCCAGCACGAACCTTGGTGCACGTGAGAGTGGTATGAGTATGCTGGGGATTGTGGCCTGGGATGCCTCGTCGACAATTGCAACATCGAACTTCACATTATCTATGTACTCGAGGGCCGCAGATGAGTTGGTTGCAAGGACAACCTGGCTGTTACGGATTATCCTGTCAACGATTTCAACTTCAATCTCCTGCATCTTCCTGTGGAGTTCATCTATCTGCTGGTTGACCTCTATCCAGCGGGCCATGGATATCATCACATTTGGGGATATGCCACGGGCACCCCTCCTCTTTGTGGCGTTGATCATTATCTGACTGTCTGTGAGCCCCCTGCGCAGCTGGGGGGTGGGTTTATGGTGCCTTTCACGTTCCTCAATGAGCCCGTCAATCCTCTCCTGGTATTCGAGGACCCTCCTGTACTCGGGGTGGTTCTCAAGTTTATATGCAAGTGTCTCCTGCAGGTTTGTCCTGGAGACCCTCTGGGGGTGTCCTAGACGGACACATCTCAGATGACCCGCGATTCCCTCAAGGAGGTTATCAACTGCAGCGTTGCTCTCAGCCGTCACAAGGACACGGTTACCTCTCCTGACCTCCTGCCTTATGAGTTCATGGAGTGTACGGGTCTTTCCTGTACCGAAGGGTCCGTGTATAAGGAAGAAATCATCTGAACCCAGGGCCCTCATTATAGCCTCCCTCTGTGACCTGTTGAGTTCAGGGTCCACTGGTTCAAATTCAACAATCTGGTGACCAGATGGCTTTTCATCCCCCAGCAGAAACCTTAAAACCCTGAACACATTCCTGCCGGCACCCCTGAGGTTGTCTATCATCCTCTGGAATGTTATATCGTTGGCGTAGAGGTCCACCCTGACGTTCCTCAGGGCCCAGCGGGGGACACTTTCAAGGGCAACCACAATGAAGCGTTTACCCTTCGCCGCCACGGTACCTGTGAGGTCACTTCTGAGGGGGTTTCCACGGCTTATCAGGACAAGGTCACCCACTGATATCTGGGTATCTATGGGTTCCCTCCTCCCGTATTTCACGAGATGGAATCCAAGTTCACGCCCGGTTACCTTACCGTTAAGGCCATTTATGGCCCTCCCTACCCTTTCACGCTTCTGGGGGGATAACCTCCTTATCTCATTCATCATGGCGTTTATTTCCGCCTCCCTCTCCATCTCAACAAGTTTAATAAGCCTCTTTATGTATGATTTCACACTGATAGTATCCACCCCGGATTTCACCTGAGGTAATCCAGTACCTCATTTTCATTAAATGATTTTCCATTCATCTAGAAGGGGGGGTATTCCCCGAAGAACTCCCTGGCGTATCTCCTGGCGGTTTCAACCTGCTCAGGGTATCTCCTGCCAAGGCGCTCTTCCAGTTCTTCACGGGTCTCTGATGAGGCAACGATCTTCAGGAAATTCACGTAAACCTCAAGTCCATCAGCTTCATCCCTGGGACTCCTTAGACAGGGCATCTCAATGGTCAGGCAGATATCCTCGCGTTTGAAGAGTTTCTTGCGTATGTGGGGTGATACCGACCCTATCAGGACACCCCTCTCCAGTTCTATGAGGGGAGGGACACCATCCCTGCTCCTCCTTGAGGGATCCGTTAACCGGCCGTAACTTTCCTCCCTGTAGCAGTGGGCCTCCAGGTATGTTGATGGCCGGTACTTCTCTATGAGCCCGATTATCTCCATTCCCTGCTGGCTCATGTAATAATTGGGGTCAAGTGTGCTCAGGTACTCTGTGGGGTTGCAGCTGTATATTATCAGCTTTCCCCTCCTGATGTCATTGAAACCAAGCCTCTTGAGGGCCCTTATAGCTGTGAAGCCCTCCTTTCCATGCACACCACCAACAAAGAGCCTTACAGGACCTTTGCCCTTATCTATCATCCTGAAGAAACCCAAGTTCTTCCTCCTATGTCCCCTCTTCCCAGTTTTCAAGGTACCTTATCTGTTTCTCTGTCAGTTCATCGATCTGGATTCCCATGGCCTCCAGTTTCATCTCCGCAACCCGCATGTCTATCTCATCAGGGGCCCTGTATACGCCGGGTTCAGGTTTTTCACTGAGGAGGTGTCTCGCTGATAGTGCCTGCATTGCAAAGCTCATGTCCATTATCTCTGCGGGGTGACCCTGACCCCTCTCTGAGGCAAGGTTCACAAGTCTCCCCTCGGCAAGGAGGTATAATTTGCGCCCATCAGGCATGATGAAGACCTCTATGTCCTCCTTAACCAGCCTTTTTTCCTCGGATAACCTTTCAAGGTCCTTCCTGTTTATTTCAACGTTGAAGTGACCTGCATTTGCCATCACACAGCCGTCCTTCATGTTCATAAAGTCATCACCCGCAACCACATCGGTGTTTCCTGTTGCAGTTACGAGTATATCCGCATGTTTAACGGCCTCTGATACCTTCATAACTCTGAATCCATCCATACGGGCCTCAAGTGCCCTTATGGGGTTAACTTCGGTTACTATGACGTTCGCGCCAAGACCCTGGGCCCTCAGGGCTATTCCGCGCCCGCACCATCCATAGCCACACACCACAACGGTTTTGCCTGCTATGAGCATGTTGGTGGTCCCCATTATGGAGTCAAATGTGGACTGCCCGGTCCCGTAGCGGTTGTCGAATAGGTACTTTGTGTAGGCGTCGTTCACGGCCATGACTGGAAATTCAAGGGCACCATCGGCTGCCATGGCTTTTAGTCGGTGTATACCTGTTGTTGTCTCCTCACAGGCACCTATTATCCCATCCAGGAGTTCCCTCCTTTCCCTGTGGACCAGGAATATCATGTCCGCCCCGTCGTCTATGAGGATGTCGGGTTCATGGTCCAGGACACGGTGTATGTTTTCATAGTACTCCTCATTGGTTTCACCGCGCCAGCCGTACATGTTGAGGCCCATTTTTGCTCCAGCGGCGGCTGCATCGTCCTGGGTTGATAGGGGGTTGCAACCTGTCATGGCAACCTCTGCACCGCCCGCCAGGAGGGTGAGTCCCAGGTTTATGGTCTTTGGTTCTATATGGAGGCATGAGGCTACTGTGATCCCCTCGAATGGTTTTTCCTCTGAGAAGTCCCTTTTGATCCTTTCAAGTACAGGCATGTGTTCCTGAACCCACTGGATCTTCTTTTTGCCCTGAGGGGCAAGTGAAATGTCTTTAACATTATATGGCATGGTATCACCAGGTTAACTTAATTCATTGACTTTAGATAATAGTTGGAATGACCACTTAAAAATAGTTATGAAGAGGTCTTCTGGTGACTCTTCGCAGTATTTCATTATTTCACTTTCTCAATCCACAACAGAAGGCTGTTAATGATCCATATAATTGCTTAAATTTTGTTTTTTTAGATTATAAAGATTTAAAGGATTTTGATTCAATAATTGAAATTCCGATAAACTCTTTGAAATCATAAAATATTTTTAATGATTCTAATGATCATATATCACGCTAAAAATTATTTTTAAAAATTTTAATCCAATTAAATTATTTTTTGAGACCATTAAAGGGATATCCTCCAGAAGTTTTTGACCATTTTCCAGCCAGCATTTTATAATAACCCTATGTTATTTTAAGCTTATTTTATAATTAAAATGTCTCATAGTTCATTTTTAACTTTTTATCTCGCTAAAATTCTGATTTTCATTTTTTAAATTATTCATGATCTTTATTTTTTAATTATAAATCCCAACAGCAAGTCGTCTGTCAATATAAATGAACTGCATTATTGGGGATCGACAAATTTATAAGTCTGAGAGAAGAAACCTTAGAGTGATATAGGTCAAATAGAGAAAAAATCCGCCCTGTTAAAATCAGACCAAAATGGGATTGAAATGAAGAAAACGTTGAGGCTCCTGGAGCTGCTGACGCGGTTAAAATCAGACCAAAATGGGATTGAAATTCACAGAGTTCACACCACAAAACGAGAAAGTCAGAAGTTAAAATCAGACCAAAATGGGATTGAAATCACTCTCAACTGCGGATGCGGAGTCACCTATCAAATGAGTTAAAATCAGACCAAAATGGGATTGAAATTTTTTGGGGGTGGGGGTGGTGTCCCCCCTAGATTAGGTTAAAATCAGACCAAAATGGGATTGAAATGAATGATTCATTCGTCCGGTAGAAGTAGATGAAAGCGTTAAAATCAGACCAAAATGGGATTGAAATGGTTTCATGTTTCCGCTGAGAACGAGGAAATTCGCGTGTTAAAATCAGACCAAAATGGGATTGAAATTCTATGAATCTTTCACGCACCCACATGTGACCGAGTTAAAATCAGACCAAAATGGGATTGAAATTGGATTTCCTTGTATCTTCTGAAGATTTCATCGTATGTTAAAATCAGACCAAAATGGGATTGAAATACAATCAGCAGGCACCCTTGCATGGATCAAAGCACTCGTTAAAATCAGACCAAAATGGGATTGAAATTCAAGAT is a window encoding:
- the serB gene encoding phosphoserine phosphatase SerB — translated: MIKLVVFDLDNVIIDGEAIDEIGKIAGVEEEVMEITEKAMQGDVDFESSIRERVKLLKGTAVEDIKAVAGELPLMEGAEEAIRTLKEKGYRVAVISGSFDLVAEPIKDKLGIDYLFCNRLHEEDGVLTGEVSGPLVENSKYDVLCKILDKEGISTSECVAVGDGANDISMIQAARLGIAFNAKPALRKKADAVVEERDLRKILPIIEEIAEVDDKLDKLGYDEVMDLKNEYEEKLSGLASERDELNKKAREMKELRDKLNTELRETLNRAVELRDRRNEINAKVEENKKLRDEINQEIKKLEWSSGGRDRIKIENEIRRIDRIIETRVLDINKENELVKTANELRKKLMKIQEDEETRQKALELRKKSEEYHEKVVSLSEEAQKYHEGMLEYFRKTDEIRKKADEAHEKFLEFRRMASEKHEEFKSTLGKIKRINERINALRSENRNVKRRATRERDLEEKERAREIYEKFKEGKKLTKDEILLLQKHRIV
- a CDS encoding TATA-box-binding protein; translation: MTDVDIKIENIVASATLGKSIDLQTVAEALENVDFNREQFPGLVYKLKEPKTAALIFGSGKLVCTGAKSIEDSKRAIKLTVDMMRTMDPDIPEEFEIKIQNIVASANLGKPLNLEAVALGLENTEYEPEQFPGLVYRLDEPKVVLLLFGSGKVVCTGAKSAEDAKLGVEKTKARLAELDLI
- the cyaB gene encoding class IV adenylate cyclase, with amino-acid sequence MIEVEVKAKISSGDEVSERIISLGGRHVSDEEQTDIYFNAPHRDFAETDEALRIRKTGERTFITYKGPKIDDRSKTRKELEVEVADAETAAGILESLGFRRVRDVLKERRTYSLEDFTISIDTVRGLGTYLEIERDLPDGSDYGDALSEIFELYRKLGVSEGFERKSYLELLEAEAE
- a CDS encoding homocitrate synthase family protein — translated: MKYFVSPFNKEAELEFPDKITIYDTTLRDGEQTPGVCLGTEEKLEIARKLDELGIHQIESGFPVVSKQEKVSVKTIANEGLNADILALSRTKKEDIDVAIDCDVDGVITFMATSDLHLKHKLKLTREEALNVCMNSIEYAKDHGLFLAFSAEDATRTDLDFLKQIYKKAESYGADRVHIADTVGAISPQGMDYLVRELRKDINVDIAMHCHNDFGMALSNSIAGLLAGGTAVSTTVNGIGERAGNTSLEELIMALRIIYDIDLGFNISVLYELSRLVEKHTRMKVPENKPIVGKNVFRHESGIHVDAVIEEPLTYEPFLPEMIGHQRKIVLGKHSGCRAVKAKLEEYGIEVTREELCRIVEEVKKNREKGKYINDELFYRIVRSVRGPVDF
- the hacA gene encoding homoaconitase large subunit, producing the protein MNITEKILADAAGVAEVTPGEIIEARVDLAMTHDGTSPPTIRTFREIASRGGPDRVWDPERMVMVFDHNVPPNTIGAAEFQRVTSEFASEQGINNIFKNAEGICHQVLPEKGFVRPGMVIVGADSHTCTYGAFGAFATGMGATDMAMVFATGKTWFMVPEAMRIEVTGELQGFTTAKDVILKIIGEIGVDGATYRAVEFTGSTVDEMDVAGRMTICNMAVEMGAKNGIMEPSRRIIQYVKSRTGRDFRVYRSDGDSQYVEDHHFDVSDLEPQVACPDDVDNVAPVYRVEGTHIDEAFLGSCTNGRYEDLKMAAEVLGDRRVHDDVRFIVSPASREIYLRALEDGIIETFLRAGAIVCNPGCGPCLGAHMGVLAPGEVSIATTNRNFRGRMGDPSSKVYLANPAVVAESAIKGVISAPE
- a CDS encoding chorismate--pyruvate lyase family protein, encoding MDVNVLEEIERIERIIGRLSNTQKILLSTDGSVTRILDVLRGTVTIRTIKQEFIPSTPEIADKLRISPGEMVNHRVVVIGNNEPLIHAVSYIPLSRLEDGFREDLIRADIPIGRILKKHSIESRREIEILDIESPSRELREIFKTDSPMLTRTYNIIHQDEVLIRIKETFPFDWFREEFR
- the fen gene encoding flap endonuclease-1, with the protein product MGVKLKDIISAEKIRLDDLRGRTVAVDAANSIYQFLSSIRQRDGTPLMDSEGRVTSHLSGILYRTAAVMERDIRMAYVFDGKSHHLKGETVTRRIETRKKSEVEWRRALEEGDIERARKYAVRSSRMSQDIVESSKRLLELLGIPYVQAPGEGEAQASFIVRRGDAWAVASQDYDCLLFGAPRVVRNLTLSGKLEEPEIIELESALRNLSITHEQLVDLALLVGTDFNDGIKGIGARRGLKLIKEKGDVFSVIEEIDGDIGGDPEVLRGIFLEPDVTGDYELRWRKPDRDGVIDFLCGEHGFSEERVMAALKKIEGASFTQKSLEDWF
- a CDS encoding IGHMBP2 family helicase → MKSYIKRLIKLVEMEREAEINAMMNEIRRLSPQKRERVGRAINGLNGKVTGRELGFHLVKYGRREPIDTQISVGDLVLISRGNPLRSDLTGTVAAKGKRFIVVALESVPRWALRNVRVDLYANDITFQRMIDNLRGAGRNVFRVLRFLLGDEKPSGHQIVEFEPVDPELNRSQREAIMRALGSDDFFLIHGPFGTGKTRTLHELIRQEVRRGNRVLVTAESNAAVDNLLEGIAGHLRCVRLGHPQRVSRTNLQETLAYKLENHPEYRRVLEYQERIDGLIEERERHHKPTPQLRRGLTDSQIMINATKRRGARGISPNVMISMARWIEVNQQIDELHRKMQEIEVEIVDRIIRNSQVVLATNSSAALEYIDNVKFDVAIVDEASQATIPSILIPLSRAPRFVLAGDHRQLPPTILNPEASELEVTLFEELIGSYPENSWMLNCQYRMNPAIMEFPNREFYGGRIRAHPSLEEISVLDVISTEIPDSMPHRKLAERDPVLFIDTSKVGRGERRLKGSTSIQNPLEADLAVIIAGALIRMGVKEEEIGIITPYDDQVDLISSMTGVEVNSVDGFQGREREVIIISMVRSNSEGNIGFLRDLRRLNVSLTRARRKLIIIGDTGTLSSHPSYRRLIEYCRDQGFLYEPSGDDLREWSP